Proteins co-encoded in one Bremerella sp. TYQ1 genomic window:
- a CDS encoding HEAT repeat domain-containing protein, with protein MTSPERKRRWFQFGLGWAAYWMLVAGIAMGWARAHQEASQKLIQLPLEIDVMNRQISDLNLEIKGDLYYYDRSKALRVTPENVVSWWNPIPRVPLESPEQFLKVLKAHQEIDRQPGRYGEVYSNGWTQQLLVTSDPVFHETIAPLIPLLEVPETGIRRELVRMFHGLVAHDRKRIELHFDVIVPALINRLNDPGERVRIEAVQALETIGLEAHLARGPLEEIAADDDDPVAIFAALALESIDPEYDAIPRLKQLVEQRKSDWECATQLLADILPPDEAEAFLTSQVSQTAITPDIELFARELNRLMRRQRFATVKEVAP; from the coding sequence ATGACGAGCCCTGAAAGGAAACGCCGTTGGTTCCAGTTCGGACTCGGTTGGGCGGCGTATTGGATGCTTGTTGCGGGGATTGCGATGGGCTGGGCTAGGGCTCATCAGGAAGCAAGTCAGAAGCTGATCCAACTGCCGCTCGAAATTGACGTGATGAACCGGCAGATTTCGGACTTGAATCTCGAAATTAAAGGGGACTTATACTATTACGATCGGTCGAAAGCCTTACGGGTAACGCCCGAGAATGTCGTCAGCTGGTGGAATCCAATTCCCAGGGTACCCTTGGAGAGTCCTGAGCAGTTTCTCAAGGTGCTGAAAGCACATCAAGAGATCGATCGACAGCCTGGCCGGTATGGCGAAGTCTATTCCAATGGCTGGACCCAACAGTTGTTGGTGACATCTGATCCAGTTTTTCATGAAACGATCGCTCCGCTGATTCCGCTGCTGGAAGTTCCGGAAACAGGCATACGCCGCGAACTGGTCCGAATGTTTCATGGGTTGGTCGCGCACGATCGAAAGCGAATCGAATTGCACTTCGACGTGATCGTACCGGCGCTGATAAATCGGCTGAACGATCCGGGCGAACGTGTTCGTATTGAAGCAGTACAGGCCCTGGAGACAATAGGCCTTGAAGCTCATTTGGCTCGGGGGCCGCTGGAAGAGATCGCAGCGGACGACGACGATCCGGTGGCGATCTTCGCCGCGCTGGCGCTCGAATCGATCGACCCGGAGTACGACGCAATTCCGCGTCTTAAGCAACTGGTCGAACAGAGAAAATCTGATTGGGAATGCGCGACGCAGTTGCTTGCGGATATTTTGCCTCCCGACGAAGCCGAGGCATTTCTGACCAGTCAGGTAAGTCAAACGGCAATTACGCCGGACATCGAACTGTTTGCCCGAGAATTGAACCGGCTCATGCGGCGGCAGAGATTTGCGACTGTCAAAGAGGTCGCGCCATGA
- a CDS encoding prenyltransferase/squalene oxidase repeat-containing protein — MSQLLVSPFRFGLAILLVASLLLSPAIVHAADNAAYEKAVEKAISYLTNQGQASDGTFSGNTGIGVTAVCTLGLLEHGRTPLDPAVKKGLAALEKHVKPDGGIYVEGTRHRNYETCLALMTFAAANNDGQYDKLLANANKFLKGLQWDQEEGKSEDDAFFGGAGYGGHSRPDMSNTTFLIEALKESGTSDDDPAMQKALIFISRCQNLESPHNQFEFAPKNPDGGFYYTVAAGGTSQAGQTENGGLRSYGSMTYAGLKSMIYAGVDKDDQRVKAAVAWLGKNYSTEQNPGMGDTGLYYYYHTVAKALDAYGDEAFVTADGKSHDWRKEFTEELIGRQQVNGSWVNEKAERWMEGDPNLVTGYSLLALAHLQKDAK, encoded by the coding sequence ATGTCTCAGTTGCTCGTAAGTCCGTTTCGATTTGGCCTCGCGATCCTCCTTGTCGCGTCGCTGTTGCTTTCGCCGGCAATCGTTCACGCCGCCGATAACGCTGCTTATGAAAAAGCGGTCGAGAAAGCGATCTCCTACCTCACCAATCAAGGCCAGGCCTCCGATGGCACATTCAGCGGCAACACCGGAATTGGTGTGACTGCCGTCTGCACGCTCGGTCTTTTGGAACATGGCCGTACGCCGCTCGACCCCGCGGTGAAGAAAGGGCTCGCCGCGCTCGAAAAGCATGTCAAACCCGACGGTGGCATCTACGTCGAAGGAACGCGGCATCGTAACTACGAAACGTGCCTGGCGCTGATGACATTCGCCGCGGCCAACAACGACGGCCAATACGACAAGCTACTGGCCAACGCCAACAAGTTCCTCAAAGGTCTACAGTGGGATCAAGAGGAAGGCAAAAGCGAAGACGACGCCTTCTTTGGTGGGGCTGGCTACGGCGGTCATTCGCGACCAGACATGTCGAACACCACTTTCCTAATCGAAGCCCTGAAGGAAAGCGGCACCAGCGATGACGATCCCGCGATGCAGAAAGCGTTGATCTTCATCAGCCGCTGCCAGAACCTTGAATCGCCGCACAACCAGTTCGAGTTCGCTCCGAAAAATCCGGATGGTGGCTTCTATTACACGGTTGCCGCCGGCGGTACCAGCCAAGCAGGTCAGACCGAAAATGGTGGACTTCGTAGCTATGGCTCGATGACGTATGCCGGCTTGAAAAGCATGATCTACGCTGGCGTCGACAAAGACGACCAACGTGTCAAAGCGGCCGTTGCTTGGCTTGGTAAAAACTACAGCACCGAGCAAAACCCAGGCATGGGCGATACCGGGCTGTACTACTACTACCACACCGTAGCGAAAGCCCTGGATGCCTACGGCGACGAAGCGTTTGTCACCGCTGACGGCAAGTCGCACGACTGGCGCAAGGAGTTCACCGAAGAACTGATCGGCCGCCAACAAGTGAACGGCAGCTGGGTGAACGAGAAAGCGGAACGCTGGATGGAAGGCGACCCGAACCTGGTCACCGGATACAGCCTGTTGGCGTTGGCTCACTTGCAAAAAGACGCCAAGTAA
- a CDS encoding ABC transporter permease/substrate-binding protein encodes MFNLDFWTRVPYQLSFLPDRLGGHVFLAFTSILAGVLISIPLGIYCSRRPKVERIAVTIANIIQTIPGMALLAIMVFALNRTGILPAWIALVLYSILPILRNTIAGMKTVDPGCIEAADGIGLNKWQRLRIVELPLASPTIIAGIRTASAWVVGAATLAYPVGATSLGDYIFAGLQTTNPVALFVGCVFSAGLALVLDMLLGGLEKASQQRSKAWAFGSIGGMLLVAVSPMLLKAIQPSPSITPVEQLAETTEFQQDKPYVIGGKPFTEQYILIEHLQNTLTDINRQTDVKAGLGSTVVLQSLQRGEIDCYVDYSGTLWANEMKRTDNVSSAEMLIDIGTNLKESSGVLALGPLGFSNDYVFAMRKEQADQLGITSLSDLAQHADQLTAACEIEFWSRPEWKNVQAKYGLQFGETKSMDATLMYGALLRGDADVIVGYRTDGRLASDEIVELTDPRFVLPPYDAVLLVSPRLAQDREATERLRKMVNKISTEKMRRANGMVDIQKKAVTEAAQSLGDS; translated from the coding sequence ATGTTCAACCTCGACTTCTGGACTCGCGTTCCCTATCAACTCAGCTTTCTTCCCGATCGCTTGGGTGGGCACGTGTTTCTCGCGTTCACGTCGATCCTCGCTGGCGTGCTAATCAGCATTCCGCTGGGGATCTACTGTTCGCGGCGGCCAAAGGTGGAACGCATTGCGGTGACGATTGCCAACATCATTCAAACGATTCCCGGCATGGCGTTGCTGGCGATCATGGTCTTCGCTCTCAATCGTACCGGGATCTTGCCGGCTTGGATTGCGCTGGTGCTCTACAGCATTCTGCCGATCTTGCGAAACACGATTGCCGGGATGAAAACGGTCGACCCTGGCTGCATTGAAGCGGCCGACGGTATCGGGCTGAACAAATGGCAACGCCTCCGCATCGTCGAGCTTCCGTTGGCGTCCCCTACCATCATTGCCGGAATCCGCACCGCATCGGCTTGGGTTGTCGGGGCGGCAACGCTCGCTTATCCCGTCGGTGCGACCAGCCTGGGCGACTACATCTTCGCCGGGCTACAAACAACCAATCCGGTCGCGCTCTTCGTGGGCTGCGTCTTCTCCGCCGGCTTGGCGTTGGTGCTCGACATGCTGCTCGGCGGACTGGAAAAAGCTTCGCAGCAGCGCAGCAAAGCGTGGGCCTTCGGTTCGATCGGCGGCATGCTGCTTGTCGCCGTCAGCCCAATGCTGCTCAAAGCAATCCAGCCGTCGCCATCGATCACTCCGGTCGAGCAATTGGCCGAAACAACCGAGTTCCAGCAAGACAAGCCGTACGTCATTGGCGGCAAGCCATTCACCGAGCAGTACATTCTGATCGAACACCTGCAGAACACGTTGACCGACATCAATCGCCAGACCGATGTCAAAGCAGGGCTTGGTTCGACAGTCGTTCTGCAGTCGCTACAGCGTGGCGAGATCGATTGTTACGTCGACTACAGCGGCACGCTTTGGGCGAACGAAATGAAGCGGACCGATAACGTCTCGTCGGCTGAAATGCTGATCGACATCGGCACGAACTTGAAGGAAAGCAGCGGCGTGCTTGCGTTGGGGCCGCTCGGTTTCAGCAACGACTATGTCTTCGCCATGCGAAAGGAACAAGCCGATCAGTTGGGCATCACGTCGCTCAGCGATCTGGCGCAGCATGCCGATCAACTGACGGCAGCCTGCGAGATCGAGTTTTGGTCGCGGCCAGAATGGAAAAACGTCCAAGCGAAGTATGGCCTGCAATTTGGCGAAACGAAGTCGATGGATGCGACGCTGATGTACGGGGCACTGCTGCGTGGCGATGCCGACGTGATTGTAGGCTACCGCACCGATGGCCGTCTTGCCTCAGACGAAATCGTCGAACTGACCGACCCACGCTTCGTGCTTCCACCATACGATGCCGTGCTGCTGGTTTCGCCCCGACTTGCCCAAGACCGCGAAGCGACCGAACGCCTGCGAAAGATGGTCAACAAAATCTCGACCGAAAAGATGCGCCGCGCCAACGGCATGGTCGACATTCAAAAGAAAGCCGTCACCGAAGCAGCCCAATCGCTGGGCGATTCATAA
- a CDS encoding CPBP family intramembrane glutamic endopeptidase, whose amino-acid sequence MSAPEVELENPPINYWQATARPLTSLIFVLPMLAIYEAGILMLGPEAIRNGVDVWLRQFLSLMGLGQYFLLPVLTVAILLAWHHLKAYPWQFRATNLPLMAAESMVLGLFLLCLAHFQASIMQLHVVAANAGPEVDTTTKQVVAYFGAGIYEELLFRLMLIPALIIFIQGFAFPKVIATFAAMLISSLIFAAAHYNFFVVGGDPIDGYTFLFRLSAGLIFASIFALRGFGIAAGSHAMYDVLVAFS is encoded by the coding sequence ATGTCCGCTCCTGAAGTGGAACTTGAAAATCCACCGATCAACTACTGGCAGGCCACCGCGCGGCCGCTGACCAGTTTAATCTTCGTATTGCCGATGTTGGCGATCTACGAAGCAGGCATCTTGATGCTCGGTCCCGAAGCAATCCGCAACGGGGTCGATGTGTGGCTACGGCAATTTCTCAGCTTGATGGGTTTGGGGCAGTACTTTTTGCTGCCCGTTTTAACGGTAGCCATCTTGCTCGCCTGGCATCATTTGAAGGCGTATCCCTGGCAATTCCGAGCAACCAATCTGCCTTTGATGGCGGCCGAGTCGATGGTGCTCGGGCTGTTCCTGCTGTGTTTGGCTCATTTTCAAGCCTCGATTATGCAGTTGCACGTCGTTGCGGCGAATGCGGGGCCCGAAGTTGATACCACCACCAAGCAGGTCGTCGCTTATTTCGGTGCGGGCATTTACGAAGAACTGCTGTTCCGGCTGATGCTGATCCCGGCGCTGATCATCTTTATTCAAGGGTTTGCATTCCCGAAGGTGATCGCCACGTTCGCCGCGATGCTGATCAGCAGCCTGATCTTTGCGGCGGCCCACTACAATTTTTTCGTCGTTGGTGGTGACCCAATCGACGGTTACACCTTCTTATTCCGCTTATCGGCGGGGCTGATCTTCGCATCCATCTTCGCCCTTCGCGGCTTTGGTATCGCAGCCGGTTCCCACGCCATGTACGACGTGCTTGTGGCGTTTTCTTAG
- the groES gene encoding co-chaperone GroES: protein MKVVPLGANVVVRRMESEETTAGGIVLPGSAQEKPKQGRVLSVGDGHVLKDGTKTPLSVKEGDQVLFSSWAGTEIKVEGEELLIMAESDILAIRG, encoded by the coding sequence ATGAAAGTTGTTCCCCTGGGAGCCAATGTGGTCGTGCGGCGGATGGAATCGGAAGAAACCACAGCCGGCGGCATCGTCTTGCCCGGTAGCGCTCAAGAGAAACCGAAGCAGGGTCGCGTCCTCAGCGTTGGCGATGGCCACGTGCTGAAGGACGGCACCAAGACTCCTCTGAGCGTCAAAGAAGGGGATCAAGTCCTCTTCAGTAGCTGGGCTGGTACCGAAATCAAAGTCGAAGGCGAAGAGCTGCTGATTATGGCCGAAAGCGATATTCTCGCCATTCGCGGCTAA
- a CDS encoding endonuclease III domain-containing protein, with amino-acid sequence MPAGLDSSSPDWNNCYDRISPTLSSSDALEKALSDSNVSLNTVFEKLLEHYGPQQWWPGDSPLEIMIGAVLTQNTSWKNVEKAIANLKDADLLHLGRLHATRQEELAEIIRPSGYYRLKAKRLWNLIDHVMTKYDGDLEWMFSHDVATLREELLGINGIGPETADSILLYAGNLKTFVVDAYTARILKRHGWIDWEADYHQIQDHFVSQVPDEVSHYNEFHALIVRTGNQFCRKTPKCEGCPLQSYLPASGIQEPI; translated from the coding sequence TTGCCAGCAGGACTTGATTCCTCTTCGCCTGACTGGAACAACTGTTACGACCGTATTTCGCCTACCCTCTCCTCATCGGACGCACTGGAAAAAGCGTTGAGCGACTCGAACGTTTCCCTGAATACCGTCTTTGAAAAGCTGCTCGAGCATTACGGTCCCCAACAATGGTGGCCAGGCGACTCGCCGCTGGAAATCATGATTGGAGCGGTACTTACGCAAAACACGTCGTGGAAAAATGTCGAAAAAGCGATCGCCAACCTCAAGGATGCCGACCTCCTGCATCTGGGCCGGCTGCATGCGACGCGGCAGGAAGAACTCGCCGAGATCATCCGGCCGTCGGGCTATTACCGGCTGAAAGCGAAGCGTTTATGGAACCTGATTGACCACGTCATGACGAAGTACGATGGCGACTTGGAATGGATGTTCTCGCACGATGTGGCCACGCTTCGCGAGGAACTGCTTGGCATCAATGGAATTGGCCCCGAAACGGCTGACTCGATTCTCCTTTATGCAGGAAACCTGAAAACGTTCGTCGTCGACGCCTATACGGCTCGGATTTTGAAGCGGCATGGCTGGATCGACTGGGAGGCGGACTACCACCAGATCCAAGACCATTTCGTCAGCCAGGTCCCCGACGAAGTCTCGCATTACAACGAATTCCATGCCCTGATCGTCCGGACCGGCAACCAGTTTTGCCGCAAAACACCTAAGTGCGAGGGCTGCCCGCTGCAAAGTTATCTGCCAGCATCTGGGATCCAAGAGCCGATTTAG
- the gyrA gene encoding DNA gyrase subunit A, giving the protein MSIEDELKESYLTYAMSVIVSRALPDVRDGLKPSQRRILVAMNDLNLTPGAQRVKCAKISGDTSGNYHPHGESVIYPTLVRMAQEWNMRYVLVDKQGNFGSIAGLPPAAMRYTEARMSGFAQLLLEDLKLDTVDYVPTYDEARTEPTVLPSKFPNLLVNGANGIAVGMATSIPPNNLREVCRAVIQLIDDPGTSIDEVLNIVQGPDFPTGGIICGRAGIRQGYKTGRSTIVVRSHTTIEEGKSGAKIIIHDIPYQQTRDRVEEKIASLVNEGRIQGIRSVSNLSDLQEPVRIVIELKRDADPDVVLNQLYQFSPIQDSFSIILLALVDGKPRTMSIKELLEEFIRHRVVVIRRRTQFLLAKARQRKHTIEGLLLALADIDEIIRIIRSSSTQAEAKQRLMGVECPASMMARALGEQGFAQFQLERGESDVYFLTSVQTDAILRMTLGQLVNLEQEKLSGEHSKLLEEIAEYLHILSDEANILAIIREQMEEIDRRFGDDRRTEISHEEIGNFDLEDLIEEETMVVSISTKGYIKRTPASIYKAQRRGGKGIKGAKSEEEDPIRHLFVASTHAYVLFFTTKGKVLWQKVYDLPNLSRESRGRAVVNLLQLEEGEHIADCRAVRDFDMPDHCLVMATRKGLVKKTLLEAYSRPKRNGIIAIKLKEDDELIDVAITKPGDELVLSTEQGMAIRFRESDARAMGRNSSGVKGINLAKGDNLVGMVVADPEAQLLTVCEHGYGKRTNFGPGLTVDDDDNGSDGSDSENGGSENGSSEEESTSSGARYRTQKRGGKGLRDIKTTARNGKVVAVARVDDSDEVLMMTARGKIQRISAAEISMVGRNTQGVRIMSMDEGDSLAAVVRVPKEDTEDEAADAETPVPDAPNQAEAPESPQADSDAAEQDSADQDSGEE; this is encoded by the coding sequence ATGTCGATCGAGGACGAGCTCAAAGAGAGCTACCTCACCTATGCCATGAGCGTGATTGTCAGCCGCGCTCTGCCGGACGTTCGCGATGGGCTGAAGCCTTCGCAGCGACGTATTCTGGTGGCGATGAATGACTTGAACCTGACCCCTGGGGCTCAGCGAGTCAAATGTGCCAAGATCAGCGGTGACACCTCGGGTAACTATCACCCGCATGGTGAATCGGTCATCTACCCGACCCTCGTTCGTATGGCCCAGGAATGGAACATGCGATACGTGCTTGTCGACAAGCAGGGGAACTTCGGTTCGATCGCAGGTTTGCCACCGGCCGCTATGCGATATACGGAAGCTCGCATGTCGGGCTTCGCCCAGCTTCTGCTGGAAGATTTAAAGCTCGACACGGTCGACTACGTTCCGACATACGACGAAGCTCGCACCGAGCCGACCGTTTTGCCGAGTAAGTTCCCGAACTTGCTGGTCAACGGTGCCAACGGGATCGCAGTCGGTATGGCGACTTCGATTCCACCCAACAATCTGCGTGAAGTCTGCCGAGCCGTCATTCAGCTGATCGACGATCCCGGCACGTCGATCGACGAAGTGCTTAACATCGTCCAGGGACCTGACTTCCCGACCGGCGGTATCATTTGTGGTCGCGCAGGCATTCGCCAAGGCTACAAAACCGGCCGCAGCACGATCGTCGTGCGCTCGCATACGACGATTGAAGAAGGGAAGAGCGGCGCGAAGATCATCATTCACGATATCCCTTACCAGCAGACTCGCGACCGCGTTGAAGAGAAGATCGCCTCGCTGGTCAACGAAGGCCGTATTCAAGGGATTCGCTCGGTCAGCAACCTGTCCGACTTGCAAGAACCAGTTCGGATTGTCATTGAGCTGAAGCGGGATGCCGATCCCGATGTCGTGCTGAACCAACTGTACCAGTTCTCGCCGATCCAGGATTCGTTCTCGATCATCTTGCTGGCCTTGGTCGACGGCAAGCCACGCACGATGTCGATCAAGGAGCTGTTGGAAGAGTTCATTCGTCACCGCGTGGTGGTCATTCGTCGCCGCACGCAGTTCCTGTTGGCCAAGGCACGTCAGCGTAAGCACACCATTGAAGGTTTGCTGCTCGCACTTGCCGACATCGACGAGATCATCCGAATCATTCGCTCCTCCAGTACGCAGGCCGAAGCGAAGCAGCGATTGATGGGCGTGGAATGTCCCGCTTCGATGATGGCGCGTGCTCTCGGCGAACAAGGATTCGCTCAGTTCCAATTGGAACGTGGCGAGTCAGACGTCTACTTCCTGACGTCGGTTCAAACCGATGCGATCTTGCGAATGACGCTCGGTCAGTTGGTCAACTTGGAACAGGAGAAGCTTTCCGGCGAGCATTCCAAGCTGCTGGAAGAGATTGCCGAGTACCTGCACATTTTGTCGGACGAAGCGAACATCCTCGCCATTATTCGCGAGCAAATGGAAGAGATCGATCGCCGCTTTGGGGACGATCGTCGTACCGAGATCTCGCATGAAGAGATTGGAAACTTCGATCTTGAAGACCTCATCGAAGAAGAAACGATGGTGGTCTCGATCAGCACCAAGGGCTACATCAAGCGAACGCCGGCAAGCATTTACAAAGCACAGCGACGCGGCGGAAAAGGCATCAAAGGAGCCAAGAGCGAAGAGGAAGATCCAATTCGCCACTTGTTTGTCGCTTCGACGCACGCCTATGTGTTGTTCTTTACGACCAAGGGCAAAGTGTTGTGGCAGAAGGTTTACGATCTGCCAAACCTCAGCCGAGAAAGCCGCGGCCGAGCCGTAGTCAACTTGCTGCAGCTGGAAGAAGGCGAGCACATTGCCGACTGCCGAGCCGTCCGAGACTTCGATATGCCGGACCACTGCCTGGTGATGGCGACACGCAAAGGCTTGGTTAAGAAGACGCTTTTGGAAGCGTACAGCCGTCCCAAACGAAACGGTATTATCGCGATCAAGTTAAAGGAAGATGACGAACTGATCGACGTTGCGATCACCAAACCAGGCGACGAATTGGTTCTTTCTACGGAACAAGGAATGGCGATTCGCTTCCGGGAAAGTGATGCCCGTGCAATGGGTCGCAATTCCAGCGGTGTGAAGGGAATCAATCTTGCCAAGGGAGACAATCTTGTCGGCATGGTCGTCGCCGATCCAGAAGCACAGTTGCTGACGGTTTGCGAGCATGGCTACGGCAAGCGAACCAACTTCGGCCCCGGTCTGACTGTCGATGATGACGACAACGGCTCGGACGGCAGTGATTCCGAAAACGGCGGTTCTGAAAATGGCAGTTCGGAAGAAGAGTCAACTTCTAGCGGTGCTCGCTACCGTACTCAAAAGCGTGGCGGTAAGGGTCTGCGAGATATCAAGACCACCGCGCGAAACGGTAAAGTCGTTGCCGTGGCTCGTGTCGATGATTCGGATGAAGTCTTGATGATGACCGCACGGGGCAAGATCCAGCGAATCTCGGCTGCGGAAATCAGCATGGTGGGTCGCAACACGCAAGGTGTTCGCATCATGTCAATGGACGAAGGTGATTCGCTTGCGGCAGTGGTTCGTGTGCCGAAGGAAGATACCGAAGACGAAGCAGCAGATGCCGAAACGCCAGTGCCAGACGCACCGAATCAGGCAGAGGCACCAGAGTCGCCTCAAGCCGATAGCGATGCTGCCGAGCAGGATAGTGCTGATCAAGATAGCGGCGAGGAGTAA
- a CDS encoding class I SAM-dependent methyltransferase → MTPFETVDCYDYPKYWDLSFQDETELECDFFEDAFKKFGQGETHRVLDLGCGGGRNVIEMADRGFQMIGLDNNEPSLAFLNEQLLTRNLTAETMLADMANFQIEQPLDAALCTFNTFRHLLTEEQAESHLKSVSTALRPGGLYILGLHILQDYDDPECEEHWTNRDGEVEVTTTLEVVESCRDNRLETLLFHLQVRDGAKKLMLKAEYPYRLYNPTQLRSLLKKFPELEICEVYDFNYDIDDPMPFDDEISDAVFVLRKK, encoded by the coding sequence TTGACGCCATTTGAAACCGTCGATTGCTACGACTATCCCAAGTACTGGGATCTTTCCTTTCAGGACGAAACCGAACTGGAATGCGACTTCTTCGAGGACGCTTTCAAAAAGTTTGGCCAGGGGGAAACGCATCGCGTGTTGGATCTCGGCTGCGGCGGCGGGCGGAACGTGATCGAGATGGCTGATCGCGGTTTTCAGATGATCGGTTTGGATAACAACGAACCGTCGCTCGCTTTTCTAAACGAGCAGCTGCTGACGAGAAACCTGACCGCCGAAACGATGTTGGCCGACATGGCTAACTTTCAAATCGAGCAGCCTCTCGATGCGGCGCTCTGCACGTTCAATACGTTTCGTCATCTGCTGACCGAAGAACAAGCGGAAAGTCATTTGAAGAGTGTCTCGACCGCTTTGCGACCTGGCGGGCTGTACATTCTGGGGCTGCACATTCTGCAAGACTACGACGACCCTGAATGCGAAGAACATTGGACCAATCGGGATGGGGAAGTCGAAGTAACGACGACGTTGGAAGTGGTCGAATCGTGTCGTGACAATCGCCTGGAAACGTTGCTGTTTCATCTGCAAGTTCGCGATGGCGCGAAGAAGTTGATGCTCAAAGCGGAGTATCCTTACCGCCTCTATAATCCAACGCAGCTTCGCAGCCTCTTGAAGAAATTTCCTGAGTTGGAAATCTGTGAAGTGTACGACTTCAATTATGACATCGACGATCCGATGCCGTTCGACGATGAGATCAGCGACGCCGTTTTCGTGCTGCGAAAGAAGTAA